A genomic segment from Anas platyrhynchos isolate ZD024472 breed Pekin duck chromosome 5, IASCAAS_PekinDuck_T2T, whole genome shotgun sequence encodes:
- the COA8 gene encoding cytochrome c oxidase assembly factor 8 translates to MAAARAGRALRAAGGSCRCCSSSSSSGGGAGPGFRPPPHSRHDWIGPPDRLSNLRPVIFHVPRDESALERRLREARQDAQAWNQRFWAQQNAAFQQEKEEFIYSRLKAKGLALRDETGQKATLNAEEMADFYKDFLSKNFRKHMHYNRDWYKRNFTITFLMGQVALVRALRWLRWKKKSVGN, encoded by the exons ATGGCGGCCGCCAGGGCCGGGCGGGCGCtgagggcggcgggggggagctgccgctgctgctcctcctcctcctcttcggGCGGCGGAGCG GGCCCGGGTTTCCGCCCGCCGCCGCACTCCCGCCACGACTGGATCGGGCCCCCGGACCGGCTGTCCAACCTGCGGCCCGTCATCTTCCATGTGCCGCGGGACGAGTCCGCCCTGGAGCGGCGCCTGCGGGAGGCCCGGCAGGACGCCCAGGCCTGGAACCAGCGCTTCTGGGCGCAGCAGAACGCCGCCTTCCAGCAG gaaaaagaagaatttatttattcaagaCTGAAAGCCAAAGGTCTGGCACTGAGAGATGAAACAG GTCAAAAAGCAACActgaatgcagaagaaatggCTGACTTTTACAAGGACTTTCTAAGTAAAAATTTTAGAAAGCATATGCATTATAACAG AGATTGGTATAAACGTAACTTTACGATCACATTCCTCATGGGACAAGTAGCACTGGTGAGAGCTCTGAGGTGGCTTcgctggaaaaagaaaagtgttgGAAATTAG
- the BAG5 gene encoding BAG family molecular chaperone regulator 5 yields the protein MDMGNQHPAIKRLHEIQKEVKEIEQQVVVFSGLSTDRDYKKLERSLTKQLFEIDSVDTEGKGDIQQARKRAAQETERLLKELEQNANHPRRLEIEAIFKEAQALVEREITPFYKGGNCINDEFEEGIQDIILRLTQVKTGGKVSLRKARYRTLTKVCAVQEIIESCVKQQLSLPLSNDAHPSVSKINSVMCEVNKARGTLIALLMGVSSNDTCRHLSCVLTGLIADLDALDVCGRTEIRNYRKEVVEEINKLQKYLDLEEEANSTHAYDLAQNQSILKIEEIRKKMKEVNSLLLKTENASDLYLGSKAELQGLIAQLDEVSPGKNPCIREARRRAVIEVQALITYIDLKEALGKRQMYPEQTAAEPQSHRAVWTVLGSLSQIQQEVISFDGNRTDKNYMRLEELLTKQLLALDAVDPQGDERCKAARKQAVKLAQNILYYLDMKTDEWEY from the coding sequence ATGGACATGGGGAACCAACACCCAGCCATCAAACGGTTGCACGAAATCCAGAAGGAGGTGAAGGAGATCGAACAGCAGGTGGTTGTCTTCAGCGGTTTGTCCACCGACCGGGATTACAAGAAGCTGGAGCGGTCGCTCACCAAGCAGCTTTTTGAAATCGATTCCGTAGACACCGAGGGGAAAGGGGACATCCAGCAAGCCAGGAAGAGAGCTGCTCAGGAGACCGAGAggctgctgaaggagctggagcaAAACGCCAACCATCCGCGCAGGCTGGAGATTGAGGCGATATTCAAGGAGGCGCAGGCACTTGTAGAGCGCGAGATTACGCCTTTCTACAAAGGGGGCAACTGCATCAACGATGAGTTTGAAGAAGGCATTCAGGACATCATTCTGAGGCTTACCCAGGTGAAAACCGGAGGGAAAGTTTCTTTACGCAAAGCGAGATATCGCACGCTGACCAAAGTATGTGCTGTTCAGGAGATTATAGAAAGCTGCGTGAAGCAGCAACTCTCCCTGCCACTCTCTAATGATGCGCATCCTTCTGTCTCCAAAATTAACTCTGTAATGTGTGAGGTGAACAAAGCGAGAGGAACTCTTATTGCGCTTCTAATGGGAGTGAGTAGTAATGATACCTGCAGGCATTTATCCTGTGTGCTTACAGGCCTTATTGCTGATTTGGATGCTTTAGATGTCTGTGGTCGCACGGAAATAAGAAATTACAGAAAGGAAGTAGTGGAAGAGATCAATAAATTGCAAAAATACCTGGACTTGGAAGAAGAAGCAAATTCTACACATGCTTATGATTTGGCACAAAATCAGTCCATTCTAAAAATTGAAGAGATCcgcaagaaaatgaaggaagttAATTCcttacttttaaaaacagagaatgCTTCTGATTTGTATTTGGGATCCAAAGCAGAACTGCAGGGATTAATTGCCCAGTTAGATGAAGTGAGTCCAGGAAAAAACCCTTGTATTAGAGAAGCCAGGAGAAGAGCAGTCATAGAAGTGCAAGCTCTCATAACGTACATTGACTTAAAGGAAGCACTCGGAAAAAGGCAAATGTATCCAGAGCAAACTGCTGCAGAACCTCAGTCTCACAGGGCGGTTTGGACTGTTCTTGGAAGCTTGTCTCAAATTCAGCAGGAGGTGATTTCATTTGATGGAAACAGAACAGATAAAAATTACATGAGACTGGAAGAACTCCTTACAAAACAACTTCTTGCACTTGATGCTGTTGATCCGCAAGGTGATGAGCGGTGTAaggctgccaggaagcaagcaGTAAAGCTGGCACAGAATATTCTTTACTACCTGGACATGAAAACAGATGAGTGGGAATATTGA